The Alistipes finegoldii DSM 17242 DNA segment GCTGATCCGCGCCGGGCTGGGACGGTGGATCGCCGCGCCGTTCGAGTGCCTGCTCGAAAGCGAAGAGGTGTACTATCCCCCGGTCGATCTGGTGGAGATGTTCCTTACGCTGGCCGACAAATACGATATGGCGTTCTATTTCGGCATGTACGATTCGGGCAAATACTGGCAGGAGGGACTCTTCCAGCGCGAGATAGACCTGAACCTGAAACTGATCGACGAGGTGTGGGCCAGATACGGCCACCACGAGTCGTTTCAGGGGTGGTATCTGTCGCAGGAGATCAGCCGCCGGACCAAGAACATGTCGCGCATCTATGCGGAAGTGGGCCGCCATGCCAAGGCGGTTTCGGGCGGTCTGAAAACGATGATTTCACCCTACATCTACGGCGTCAAGACCGATCAGGTGATGGCGGGCGACAAGGCCCTTTCGGTCGAAGAGCACCGCCGCGAGTGGAACGAGATACTGGGCAATGTCGCCGGAGCGGTGGACATCCTCGCGTTTCAGGACGGGCAGGTCGATTACCACGAGTTGTACGACTATCTGGTGGTGAACAAGGCGCTGGCCGACAAGTACGGCATGGAGTGCTGGACCAACATCGAGTCGTTCGACCGCGACATGCCGATCCGCTTCCTGCCGATCAAGTGGGAGAAGCTGCTGCTGAAGCTGGACGCCGCACGGCGGGACATCTTTACGATCGCTACTGCGATTATTTTAAAATCGACAACCCTTACCGGAAACGGTAAATATACTCCATGAAACGGCGCGGCAACATATCCTACATGCTTTTTCTTGCGGTCACGGCGGCCGTGGGCGGACTCCTGTTCGGGTACGACACGGCCGTGATTTTCGGCACCGTCGAGCTGGTGACGGCCCGCTTCGGGCTGGACAGCCTGCAGCAGGGGTGGTATGTGGGGTGTGCGCTGGCCGGCTCGATCGCCGGCGTACTCTGTGCGGGCGTGCTGAGCGACCGGCTGGGCCGCAGGCGGACGATGCTCGTCTCGGCCGTGCTGTTCACGGTGTCGGCCGCGGGGTGCGCCCTTTGCGCCGATTTCACGCAACTGGTCGTCTACCGGATCGTGGGCGGGCTGGGCATCGGCGTCGTTTCGGTCGTCTCGCCGCTTTACATCTCCGAGGTGTCGGCGGCGCGCCGTAGGGGCATGCTGGTGTCGTTTTACCAGCTGGCCGTCACGATGGGATTTCTGGCGGCCTATACGGTCAATTACCTGCTGCTCCGCATGGGACAGACCGCCGGTTTCGAAACGGCGTGGATGCAGCGGATCTTCGTCGATGAAGTGTGGCGGGGCATGCTGGGAGCCGAAACCCTTCCGGCGCTGGTTTTCTTCGTCATCATCTTCTTTATTCCCGAAAGTCCGCGCTGGCTGGCGCTGCGCGGACATACGGACCGCGCCCTGCGTGTGCTCGGCCGCATCAACGGCGACCGGGCGGAAGCCGCCGCCGAACTTGCGGCCATCGAAACGGCCGTCGGCGGCGGGCAGGCCCCGCAGTGGCGGCTCCTGCTGTCGAAAGGCATCCGGACGGCGGTGCTCGTCGGTGCGGCGATCGCCATTCTCGGACAGTTCATGGGCGTCAATGCCGTGCTTTACTACGGGCCGTCGATTTTCGAGCGGGCCGGATGGTCGGGCAGCGACTCGCTGTTCGCCCAGATACTGGTCGGAGCGGTCAATATGCTTACGACGGTGCTGGCGCTGGCGATCATCGACCGCGTAGGGCGCAAGAAGCTGGTTTACTGGGGTGTGTCGGGTATGGTGCTGTCGCTGCTGCTTATCGGGACCTGTTTCCTGACCGGTGAGCGGTCGGGGATGCCGGACGGCGTACTGCTGGCGGCGTTCCTGTGCTATATTTTCTGCTGCGCCATCTCCGTTTGCGCCGTGGTATGGGTGCTTTTGTCGGAGATGTATCCGATTCGTGTGCGCGGCGCGGCGATGTCGATCGCGGGTTTCGCACTTTGGGTGGGGACCTATCTGGTCGGGCAGCTTACGCCGTGGATGCTCGCGAACCTGACGCCGGCGGGGACCTTTTTCCTCTTTGCCGCGATGTGCGTGCCCTATATGCTGCTGATATGGAAGGCGGTGCCGGAGACGTCGGGCCGCACGCTCGAAGAGATCGAACGATACTGGACAAGATAACAATATAAATCAGATAAGATTATGGACTTCAAAAGATTAGCGGAACAGTACAAAACCGAATTGCTGGATGGCGTACTGCCTTTCTGGCTCGAAAAATCGCAAGATAGGGAATTCGGCGGCTATTTTACGTGTCTCGATCGTGACGGAAGCGTCTACGATACCGACAAATTCATCTGGCTGCAGGGGCGCGAAGTGTGGATGTTCGCCATGCTCTATAACAAGGTGGAGCGTCGCCCCGAATGGCTCGAATGCGCCGTGCAGGGGGCTGAGTTCCTGCGCAAATACGGCCACGACGGCAACTACAACTGGTATTTTGCGCTGACGCGCGAAGGCCGCCCGCTGGTGCAGCCCTATAATATTTTCTCCTATACGTTCGCGGCGATGGCTTTTGCGCAGGTCGCCGTTGCGACGGGCAGCGACGAGTACGCCCTGATCGCAAAGCGGACTTTCGACCGGATTCTGGAGAAACGCGCCAATCCCAAGGGCGAGTGGTGCAAGGCTTATCCCGGAACGCGTTCGCTCAAGAGCTTCGCCCTGCCGATGATCCTCTGCAACATGGCGCTGGAGATCGAGCCGATGATCGACAAACAACTGTTGGCCGACACCATCGGGGAGTGCCTGCACGAAGTGATGGAGGTGTTTTACCGGGAAGAGCTGGGGCTGATCGTCGAGAACGTCACGGAGGACGGACGGCTTTCCGATACGTTCGAGGGCCGTCAGATGAATCCCGGACATTCGCTCGAAGCGATGTGGTTCATCATGAACCTCGGCGTGCGTCTCGACGACCGTGCGCTGATTGACAAAGCGGTGAAAATCGCGCTCAATACCGCCGAATACGGCTGGGACAAGGAGTACGGCGGCATTTTTTATTTTCTGGACCGCAAGGGCGCGCCCCGCGTGGAGCTGGAATGGGACCAGAAGCTCTGGTGGGTGCATATCGAATCGACGATCGCGATGATCAAGGGCTATCAGCTGACCGGATCGAAGGAGTGTCTGGAGTGGTTCGGGAAACTGCACGAATATACGTGGGCGCATTTCAAGGACACGGAGCATCCCGAATGGTTCGGTTACCTGAACCGCCGCGGCGAGGTGCTGCTGCCGCTCAAGGGCGGGAAGTGGAAGGGATGTTTCCATGTGCCGCGCGGGCTGTTCCAGTGCTGGCAGATTCTCGAACAATGCAAATAGAACTAAAATACGGAACGATGAAAAGATATTTACTGACAATTCTGTTGTCGTTGTGGTGCGCCTGCGCATGGGCCGCGGGCAGCGTCACGGTCAAGGGGCGCGTCCTTTGCGGCGGCCGGGGCGTGGAAGGCGTCTGGGTCTCCGACGGCGAAGAGTTCGCGTGCACCGACAAAAGAGGAAATTACAGACTGCAGGCCGGCGCCGACAACCGCTTCGTCTTCGTTTGCGTACCTGCGGGCTACGACGCTCCGGTGGAAAAGGGCGTGGTGCGCTATTTTCACCCGCTGCCGGCCGACGGCAAATCCTGCGATTTTACGCTGCTCCGCCGTGCGGGCGACGATTCGCGTTACGGGTTCATCGCCATTGCCGATCCGCAGATATGGGCGCCGAAGGAGTTTGCGAAACTCGCGGCGGCGGCCGACGACATCGCTGCTACGGTCCGCAGTTACGGCGGCATGCCTTTCCACGGCATCTGCTGCGGCGACATCGTGTCGCACGACCATTCGCTTTACGGCCGGTACAACGAAGTGATGGAGCGTACGGGAATCACGTTCCGCAACGCGATGGGCAACCACGACATGAAGGTCTACGGACGCTCTTACGAAACCTCCTTCTCGAAGTTCGAGCAGATGTACGGTCCGGTCTACTATTCGTTCGACGTCGGACGCATCCACTATGTGGTGCTCGACGACAACTTCTTCATCGGGCGCGACTATTTTTACATCGGCTATCTCGAAGAGCGGCAGATGCGCTGGCTCGAAAAGGACCTTGCCCGCGTGCAGCCCGGTTCGACGGTGGTCGTCTGCCTGCATATCCCTTCGACCTGCGAGGAGCAGGACCGCAAGCAGTTCCGCTACGACCGCGCCGGATCGACGATGACCAACCACAGGGGGCTTTACGAAATTCTGAAACCCTACCGGGCGCATATCATTTCGGGCCATACCCATACGACCTTCAACCAGCCGATCGCGCCCGGCCTCTACGAGCATGTGACACCCGCCCTGAGCGGCGCATGGTGGCAGGGTCCGCTCTGCACCGACGGTACGCCCGCCGGGTACGGCGTCTATGAGGTGAACGGCGACCGGATCGACTGGTATTACAAATCGACGGGTTATCCGGCCGACTACCAGATGAAAATTTACAGCGGTCGCGAATATCCCCAGTTCGAAGGGTACGCCGTGGCCAACGTCTGGGCCAGCGACCCGGCGTGGGAAGTCCAGTTTACGATCGACGGCGTGCCGTGCGGTCCCGCCGAGCGGTTTCAGGCTTACGATCCCGCCGCGAAACAGATGTACTCCGACACCAGTCAGATGGACCACAAATGGATTTACCCTTCGATTTCGGACCACTATTACCGCGTCGCGCTGCCCGAAGGGGCGAAGCGCGTCGAGGTGTCGGCTACAGACCGCTTCGGGCGGATCAGCCGGGCCGCAGCCGATTTGAAATAAATGACCGAATATGAGATTTACCGGACTGAAATATTTGCAGCTGCTGGCGTGCTTGGGGCTGTTTGCGTGCGGTTCCGCCGAGCGTTACGACGTGGTGATCGTCGGCGGGGGAGCGAGCGGAACGGCGGCCGGACTGCAGGCGGCCCGCATGGGGGCGCGAACCTTGATCGTCGAGGAGTTCGACTGGCTCGGCGGCATGCTCACCTCGGCGGGCGTGAGCGCCACCGACGGCAATTACCGCCTGCGCGGCGGCATCTGGGACGAGTTCCGGACGGAGCTGGCCCGGCATTACGGCTGCGATTCGGCCTTGATAACGGGGTGGGTCAGCAACGTGATGTTCGAACCTTCGGTGGGCGACAGTATTTTCAAACGGCTCGTCGCCCGCGAACCGAACCTCACCGTGTGGTACCGTTCGGCGGCCGAGACGGCCGAACGCGGGAAGGATGTATGGCGGCTGGGTGTCCGGCGTGACGGCCGGCTCCGGCCGGTCGAAGCCGACGTGCTCGTCGATGCGACGGAGCTGGGCGACGTCGCCCGGATGGCGGGCGTCCCCTATGACGTCGGCATGGATTCGTCGGCCGTCACGCACGAGGATATCGCCCCGGCCGAAGCCAACGGCATCGTGCAGGACCTGACCTACGTCGCCGTACTGAAGGATTACGGCCGCGACGTCACGATTCCGCGGCCCGACGGGTACGATCCGTCGCTTTTCGCCTGCTGCTGCGTGAACGACCTCTGCATCGCTCCGAAGGAACCGCATCGCATGTGGTCCCGCGAGATGATGATTACCTACGGAAAACTGCCCGACGGCAAATACATGATCAACTGGCCGATCGAGGGCAACGATTACTACGTGGACATGATCGACATGACGCCCGAAGAGCGGGCCGACGCCGTCCGCAGGGCCAAGAATCATACGCTGTCATTCGTCTATTTCCTCCAGCATGAGCTGGGATTCAATACGTTGGGATTGGCCGACGACGAGTTCCCTACGGAGGACCGGCTGCCGTTCATTCCCTATCACCGCGAATCGCGGCGCATTCATGGGGCCGTGCGTTTTACGCTCAACGACATCACCGACCCCTACGCAGGAACGCTTTACCGTACGGCGGTCGGCGTGGGCGATTATCCGGTCGATCAGCACCATACCCGCTATTCGGGCTGGGACGAACTGCCCGACCTCTATTTCCATCCCATCCCCTCGTACGGTTTTCCGCTGGGCATCGTGATCCCCGCAGGATTTCCGGGGTTGCTCGTAGCCGAAAAATCGGTGTCGGTAACCAACCTCGTCAACGGCTCCACGCGCCTGCAACCCGTCGTGTTGCAGATCGGGCAGGCAACGGGAGCCTTGGCGGCGTTGGCCGCGGCGGCGGGCGTCGATCCGTCCGAAGTCGCGGTGCGCAGGGTGCAGGAGGCGGTGCTCGATGCGGGCGGCTACCTGCTGCCGTACCTCGACCTGCCGGCCGACGATCCGCGCTTCGGGGCGATGCAGCGGATCGGCGTGACCGGAATCCTCAAGGGGCGCGGAGCCAACGTCGGCTGGGAGAACCAGACTTGGTTCGACGCCGATCGGACGATCGCGGAATCCGAACTGCGCGAAGGGCTGCGTGAAGTCTATCCGTCGGTCCGGCCCTCCGTTCTGGAAACGCCGGTCGATGGGGCGCTCCTGACGGCGATGCTGGCAGAAGCGCTCGGCAAGCCGGCCGGGGATGTTGCGGCGCGGACGGAGCGTGCCGCCGCCGGACTGCTGTCCGGTTACGATCCGGCGCGTCCGCTCACGCGGCTCGAATGCGCGCTGCTGATCGACGCGGTGGCCGATCCTTTCCATGCGGCCGAAGTCGATATTTACGGGAACTACAAACGAAAATAGCTTTTAATTTTTCATGAAAAAACTGCTGACTGTATGCCTGCTGGCCTTTGCCGCGGCAGGTGCGACCGGCTGCCGGAGTGCCGCCGAGGGGGTGAAACCCAAACTGATGTGGCTCGACTGTTCGGCCAACTGGGTGCGTTTCAGTTACCCCGATTCGATCCGTTATTATGTGAACAAGTGCCGGGAGGCCGGCATGACGGCGCTGGTGCTCGACGTCAAGGGCACTTCGAGCGAAGTGGTATATCCCAGCGAGCATGCGCCCCAAGTCCGGGAGTGGAAAGGGTTTGTCCGCCCCGATTTCGATTTCGTGGGTACTTTCGTCGAAGCTGCGCACGATGCCGGACTGGAGATTTACGGTTCGTTCAACACCTTTGCCGAAGGCAATGGCGTATTCCGTCGCGGACTGATCTACGACGGGCATCCTGAATGGCAGGCCGTGAACTATGTCCCCGGCAGGGGACTGGTGCCCCAGCTGGAGATTCCGGAGAAGAAGGTGCTGTTCGCCAATCCCGCGCTCCCGGCCGTTCAGGATCACGAAATCGCCATTTTCAAGGAGGTGGCGCAGAAGTACGATTTCGACGGTCTGCTGCTTGACCGCGGCCGTTACGACAATATCCAGTCCGACTTCTCGGATTTCTCGCGCGGGAAATTCGAGGCTTATATCGGGAAAAAGCTGGAGCGGTTCCCGGAGGATATCTATACGTGGGAGGAGGACGGCGACGGCGGCTGGAAACGCATCGACGGCCCTTATTTCAAGCAGTGGATCGAGTGGCGCGCGTCGGTGATCTACGACTTCTTCAAACGCACCAAAGAGGAGCTGAAAGCCGTGAAGCCCGGCCTGAAGTTCGGCGCTTATACGGGTGCGTGGTACCCCTCCTATTTCGAAGTGGGCGTCAATTGGGCCAGCAATACGTACGATCCTTCGCAGGATTTCGCATGGGCCACGCCCGATTATAAGAATTACGGATATGCCGAACTGCTGGACATCTTCACCAACGGCAATTATTACTGGAACGTGACCATCGACGAGTACCGTCGCAGCAACGGCCTGCATAAGAACGAGACCGACAGCGAAATGTCGAAGGGCGACCACCTCAGCGTCGAGGGCGGGTGCCGCTATTCGCGCCGTCTGCTGGGCGGCAGACCCTTCTTCGGCGGGATGTACGTCGAGGACTACAAACGCGATACGACCCAGTTCAAGCGGGCCGTGGAGATGAATCTCCGCGAATCGGACGGACTGATGGTGTTCGACATCGTGCATATCATCAACCGCGACTGGTGGGGACCGCTGCAGCGGGCTGTCAGCGCCTATGAAGCGGAGGCGAAGCAATGAGCAGACGGCTGATTTTTGCAGCGCTGGCGCTGTTGTGCGCCGGCGCCGTTTCCGCCCAGAAGCGGACGGAGGCGCCCGCCGCGTCGTCCGAAGTGCGCTATGTCGGACGTACGCAGACGAAGGGCGGCGACGTGAGTTTCGACTGGAGCGGAACCAGCTTCGAGTGCCGTTTTACGGGCGGTTCGCTGGCCATGCGCGTTTCGGATACGAAAAAGAACTACTACAACCTGACCGTCGACGGCCGCGACGCCGGCGTCGTTACGACGTTCGGGACGGATTCGGTCGTGGTGCTGGCCGAGAAGCTGGGCCGCGGCGAACATACCGTGCGGATGCAGAAGCGCACCGAGGGCGAGCAGGGGCGTACGACGATCCATGCCTTCCTGCTCGACAGGGGAGGACGTCTGCTGCCAGCCTCGCCCGCGCCCGGACGGCATATCGAATTTATCGGCAACTCGCTGACCTGCGGTTACGGGACCGAGGGGCTTTCGAAGGACGAGCCGTTCAAACCCCAGACCGAGAACTGCAACAAGGCGTACGCCTGCATCATCGCCCGTTATTTCGGCGCCGACTATACGCTGATCGCCCATTCGGGACGCGGCGCGGCGCGCAATTACGGCGATAAGAACACCACTTCGCAGAATACGATGGCCGACCGCATCGCCAATACGTTCGACGAGGCGGCGGAACCGGCGTGGGACTTCGCGGCGTCGCCGTACCGTCCCGATCTGGTCGTCATCAATCTGGGATCGAACGACTTCTCGACCCTGCCGCATCCTTCGCGCGATGAGTTTGCGGCCGCCTACACCCGCATCCTGCAGACTCTGCGCGGCGCCTACGGCGACGAAATGCCGATCCTCTGCGTGGCGCCGCGCGTCAGCGAACCGGCCTTCACCTATATCCGCGACCTGTGTCAGTCCGCCGTCGTGCCGAACCTCCATTTCGCGGCCATCCTGCCCGGCTACTGCAACGACGGAAGCGAGCTCGGATCGTCGGCCCATCCCAATTACGCCGGCCAGCGCAAGATGGCGATGCTGCTGATCCCCTACGTTTCGACGCTGACGGGATGGGAGGCGGAGATCAAACCGGTCGAATAGGCGTTTGGCCGTATCGCGGCTTTTTGCTACTTTTGTCCCCGATTAGGAACGGAGTAGCGAATTATGGAATCTCACAAGAACAAATTGCCCTCGGCATGGGTGTCGGCGCTGCCGCTCGCAGTGCTGACACTCCTTTTATATGTGGTCATCCGCTGTTTCGGGGGCGATGCGATAAACGGCGGAAGCCAGATCGCGCTGCTCTCGGCCACGTCGGTCTGCGTGATGCTCTCGATCGGCATCTACCGCTGCAAGTGGTCGGTGCTTGAAGATGCGATCATCGACAACATACGCGCCTCGGCGTCGGCCATCATCATTCTGCTGCTGATCGGCGCCATCGCCGGATCGTGGATGGTGAGCGGCGTGGTGCCGACGATGATCTATTACGGGCTGAAAATCTTGCATCCCTCGTTTTTTCTCGTCGCCTCGTGCGTCATCTGCGCCGGCGTGTCGCTGATGACCGGCAGCTCGTGGACGACGATCGCCACGATCGGCGTGGCGCTGATGGGCATCGGGCAGGCGATGGGCTTTCCCGAAGGGTGGATCGCGGGCGCGATCATTTCGGGGGCCTATTTCGGCGACAAGATTTCGCTGCTCTCCGATACGACGGTGCTCGCTTCGTCCACCGTCGGCGTGCCGATCTTCACGCATATCCGCTATATGCTTTACACGACCGTTCCGTCGTTCGTCGTCGCGCTGGCGGTCTTCGTCGTCGCGGGGCTGACGCTGAGCCATACCAGCGGCGCGCATGCCGAACTTTACGCCGATTCGCTGCGCGGCGCTTTCCGCATTACGCCGTGGCTGCTGCTGGTGCCCGTGGCGACGGGCGTGCTGATCGTGCGGAAACTTCCGGCCATCGTGACGCTTTTCTGCGCCGCGGTCTTCGCCTGCGTCGCCATGCTGCTGGCGCAGCCCGAACTGGTGGTGAGGGTGGCCGGAGTCGAAGGGCTGAACTTCATGTCGGGATTCAAAGGCGTGCTGATGAGCTGTTTCGGGCCTACGGCGCTGGAGACCGGAAGCCCGCAGCTCGACGAGCTGGTGGCCACGCGCGGCATGGCCGGCATGCTCAATACCGTATGGCTCATTATCTGCGCCATGTGCTTCGGCGGCGTGATGACCGGCAGCGGCATGCTGGGTTCGCTGACGGCCGTTTTCCTGAAATTCGTCCGTCATAGCTTCTCGGCCGTGGCTTCGACGGTCGGGGCCGGAATCTTCTTCAACCTCTGCACCGCCGACCAGTATATCTCGATCATCCTTTCGGGCCGTCTGTTCCGGGAACTCTATGCCGAACGGGGGCTGGAATCCCGTCTGCTGAGCCGCTCGGTCGAGGATTCGGCGACGGTCTGTTCGGTGCTCGTGCCGTGGAACTCGTGCGGCATGACGCAGGCCACGGTGCTGGGCGTCTCGACGTTCGTCTACATGCCTTACTGTATCTTCAATATCGTCAGTCCGCTGATGTCGCTGTGCGTGGCGGCTCTCGGCTGGAAAATCAAAAAGGCCGCATCTTCTGCCGGCCGCAGACAATGATTATGGAAACGACTGTAAATACCGATCTGGTCATCTTCGACCTCGACGGCACGCTGCTCGATACGATCGGCGATCTGGCCGTCGCCTGCAACGCCGTTCTGGCCCTGCGCGGCCTTCCGCAGCACTCCTACGAGGAGTACTGCCATTTCGTCGGCAACGGCATCATGCGGCTCGTGGAGCGCGCGCTGCCCGAAGAGCTTCGCACGCCCTATACCGTAGCGGCCGTGCGCGCCGATTTCGTGAAATACTATACCGAGCATATCGACGCCTACACCAAGCCTTACGACAGGATTCCGGAGCTGGTCGCCGGACTCGTGCGGCGCGGCGTGCGTATCGCCGTGGCGTCGAACAAATTTCAGGCGGGCACCGAGAAACTCGTCCGGCTGTTTTTCCCCGACGTTCCTTTCGCCGCGGTCTTCGGCCAGCGCGAAGGGGTGCCTCTGAAGCCGGATCCGGCCGTGGTGGAGGAGATTCTCTCGCTGACGGGCGCGGCGAAGGAGCGGGTGCTCTACGTCGGCGATTCGGGCGTGGACATGCAGACCGCCGCGGCTGCGGGCGTACGCTCGGTGGGCGTCACGTGGGGATTTCGGGATCGGGAAGAGCTTGTCGAATCCGGAGCCGCTCATATCGTCGATAAACCTGCGGAAATCCTCGATCTGCTGTAATCGGGCAGTTCGGTTCGAAAAAGCGACAACCGGTCCGTAAGGGCCGGTTGTCGCTTTTTCAGCAGTAGGTCTTCACGTCGTCGAGCGTGATGCGCTCTTTGCTGAGGATGATGAGCCGCTCTATGACGTTGCGCAGTTCGCGGATGTTGCCGCTCCACCGCATCGCCTGCAGTTCGCGCAGGGCGTTGCTCTCGATGCGTTTGGGCGGGATGCCGTATTCGGCGCAGATCGTGCGGATGAAATGGTCGGCCAGCAGCGGGACGTCCTGCGCGTGGTCGCGCAGCGCCGGAACGCGCACCACGATCACGCCGATACGGTGGTAGAGGTCTTCGCGGAAGTTGCCCTTCGTGATCTCGTCGCGCAGGTTCTTGTTCGTGGCGGCGATCACCCGCACGTCCACGTCGATGTCCTTGTCGCTGCCCACGCGGCAGATCTTGTTCTCCTGCAGCGCGCGCAGCACCTTGGCCTGCGCCGCCAGCGACATGTCGCCGATCTCGTCCATGAAGAGCGTGCCGCCGTCGGCCTGCTCGAATTTGCCTTTGCGCTGTTTGATCGCCGAGGTGAAGGCACCCTTCTCGTGTCCGAAGAGTTCGCTTTCGATCAGCTCCGAGGGGATGGCCGCGCAGTTCACCTCGACGAACGGCGCCGCGGCGCGCGAGCTTTTGGCGTGCAGCCAGCGGGCGACAAGCTCTTTGCCGGTGCCGTTTTCGCCCGTGATCAGTACGCGCGCCTCGCACGGCGCCACCTTGTCGATCAGCTGGCGTACGTGTTCCATCTGCGGCGAGGTGCCGATGATTTGTTCCGTATGCATATTGCGCGAACGGCGCGAGCGGCGTGCGGGAGCTGCCGCGGGTGCGCAGGCGGGTGCGGGCGCCGGGTTGTCGATGGTGCGGTGTATGGACTGCAGCAGGCGGTTCATGTCGATGGGCTTGGTGAGGTAATCCTGCGCACCGTTGCGTACGGCTTCGACCGCCGAGTCGATCGACGCTTCCGCCGAAAGAACGATGAACGGGATTCCGGCGTCGGGAATCTTGCAGCCCCGGTCCGAAAGGATGACGTCGAACGGTATTTTCTCGCACATCGTCGATGCAGCCTCCTCATCTTCGGCGGCTTCGGTCGAGAAGCCTTCGAATTCGAGACGCTCGCGGAGCGTGTTTCGCATACTTTTTGATTGGTCCAGAATTAAAACCTTTGCCATAGCTTGTTTTTACTGAAATTTTACCTACTTTTGTCCCAAAGTTATGACTTTCTGCGGTG contains these protein-coding regions:
- a CDS encoding Na+/H+ antiporter NhaC family protein, with product MESHKNKLPSAWVSALPLAVLTLLLYVVIRCFGGDAINGGSQIALLSATSVCVMLSIGIYRCKWSVLEDAIIDNIRASASAIIILLLIGAIAGSWMVSGVVPTMIYYGLKILHPSFFLVASCVICAGVSLMTGSSWTTIATIGVALMGIGQAMGFPEGWIAGAIISGAYFGDKISLLSDTTVLASSTVGVPIFTHIRYMLYTTVPSFVVALAVFVVAGLTLSHTSGAHAELYADSLRGAFRITPWLLLVPVATGVLIVRKLPAIVTLFCAAVFACVAMLLAQPELVVRVAGVEGLNFMSGFKGVLMSCFGPTALETGSPQLDELVATRGMAGMLNTVWLIICAMCFGGVMTGSGMLGSLTAVFLKFVRHSFSAVASTVGAGIFFNLCTADQYISIILSGRLFRELYAERGLESRLLSRSVEDSATVCSVLVPWNSCGMTQATVLGVSTFVYMPYCIFNIVSPLMSLCVAALGWKIKKAASSAGRRQ
- a CDS encoding HAD family hydrolase, whose protein sequence is MIMETTVNTDLVIFDLDGTLLDTIGDLAVACNAVLALRGLPQHSYEEYCHFVGNGIMRLVERALPEELRTPYTVAAVRADFVKYYTEHIDAYTKPYDRIPELVAGLVRRGVRIAVASNKFQAGTEKLVRLFFPDVPFAAVFGQREGVPLKPDPAVVEEILSLTGAAKERVLYVGDSGVDMQTAAAAGVRSVGVTWGFRDREELVESGAAHIVDKPAEILDLL
- a CDS encoding sigma-54-dependent transcriptional regulator, which produces MAKVLILDQSKSMRNTLRERLEFEGFSTEAAEDEEAASTMCEKIPFDVILSDRGCKIPDAGIPFIVLSAEASIDSAVEAVRNGAQDYLTKPIDMNRLLQSIHRTIDNPAPAPACAPAAAPARRSRRSRNMHTEQIIGTSPQMEHVRQLIDKVAPCEARVLITGENGTGKELVARWLHAKSSRAAAPFVEVNCAAIPSELIESELFGHEKGAFTSAIKQRKGKFEQADGGTLFMDEIGDMSLAAQAKVLRALQENKICRVGSDKDIDVDVRVIAATNKNLRDEITKGNFREDLYHRIGVIVVRVPALRDHAQDVPLLADHFIRTICAEYGIPPKRIESNALRELQAMRWSGNIRELRNVIERLIILSKERITLDDVKTYC